The nucleotide sequence ATGAAAGCCCATGTCCGTAACAGGATGCGGGCTTTTGGTTTTTTTTCTCTGAATCAGTAGATTAATCCCATGGATCACAAGTGTTTGCAGGAAGCCAATAGCCACCATCCACCAGCCATTGGTCATCTATGAAACGCTACGACTATATTATTGCGGGCGGCGGATTGGCCGGGTTGAGCCTGGCCTACTATATGAATCGGTCAGTACTTCGCAACAAGAGTATCCTGATTATCGAGAAGGACGAAAAGAAAAAAAATGACAGAACCTGGTGTTTTTGGGAAAAAGAGGGACAGGGTACCTTCGACGCCATAGTCTTTCGCAAATGGCAACAGGCTTATTTTTATGGTGGCGGTTTCGAGAAAAAACTGGATTTGGGAGAGTATACTTACAAATGGATCAAAGGACTGGATTTCTATGATTTTGTTCGCACCGATCTTGCCTCTAATCCGAACATCTCCTTTCTGACTGCTACCATCGAACGCCTCACCGACACAACCGACGGAGGATTTGTGATTACGGATTCCGGGCAGTTCATTGCCGACTACGTATTTGACAGCATAACGCCGCTTTCGCTCGAAAATGAGAAACGGCATAACCTCCTTCAGCATTTCAAGGGCTGGGAAATTACCACATCGAATGCCACTTTTGATCCTACCTGCCCTATCATGATGGACTACCGGGTTGAGCAGGAGGGGATCGGAGTACGGTTTGGCTACGTTTTACCTATTTCTGCCAACCGGGCGCTGGTGGAATACACCGTTTTTTCTGATACCTTGCTGCTCCCCGAAGAATACAGTCGGGAACTCCATACCTATATACGGGATTTCCTGAAAATTACCGATTTTAACATCGAGGATGAGGAGTTTGGTGTGATTCCGATGACTGATGAACGCCCCAAAACTTCCAAGCGGAATCACGTCATCCGGATCGGTACCTCGGGAGGTTATGTCAAGGCTTCCACGGGTTACGCATTCAGCCGTACCCAACGCTTCACGCAGGAATTGGTGAGCCAGCTACTGACGGCCGGGAAGCCACTGTACCCCAAACGGACGATACGGCAGAACTTCAAACGATTACTCGACAGTACGTTGCTCAATGTGCTGCTGAAAGAGCGTCATTCGGGAAAGGACATATTCACCCGGCTCTACCAGCGTAATCCGACGCCCCGGCTGTTTGCTTTCATGGATGAAGATACCTCGCTATTGGACGATCTGCGGGTTATGGTTACGGTACCTTTATGGGCTTTCACCCTGGGAATGTTTGATGCGCTGATGAAGCGGTTCTGACTTATATCCTATTGGACAGAATAGGAAAACAGAGGTACGGCTATTTCTTGCGAAATTAATATTTTGTTTTGCCTAGTTGGTTGTTTGACAGGCGATTATATGAATCCGTTATCTATTTGCCTAGTGCCAACGATTCAAAATTTGGTTAATTTCTCAAAAAAATTCAATTTTGCATCTGCATCCAGAAGCTTCGGCGGAAGCGCCAACCGGGCTGAACACCACGGTGGTACAGGAACGATGTGGGTTTGACGGAAGAACTGGCAGCCGAATGGTAGCCATCCTCTCTTTCTAAAAGCCAAAAAGTTCATCCTCCCGCCTTACTTTCTGGACCCAAGCTAACTGGTTTCTTTTGAAAGCCAGTGTTCGAATCCAGTATGTAGTGTATCACTGTATCAGTTCCAGTCACTTTCCATTTTCAACTGTCAACTAATTTATGCCTTATTTATTCACTTCGGAGTCTGTGTCGGAAGGACACCCCGACAAAGTAGCCGATCAGATTTCGGACGCCCTCATTGACAACTTCATGGCGTGGGATCCCAGTAGCAAGGTGGCCTGCGAAACCTTAGTTACTACGGGTCAGGTAGTGCTGGCTGGTGAAGTAAAAACCAATACCTACCTGGATGTGCAGAAAATTGCCCGGGAGGTAATCCGCAAGATTGGCTACACCAAAAGCGAGTATATGTTCGAGGCCAACTCCTGCGGTATCTTATCCGCCATTCACGACCAGAGCGCCGACATCAACCAGGGCGTAGATCGCGCGGCTGAAAGTCAGGATTTTGAGTCTAAGGCCAACGCGCAGGGCGCCGGTGACCAGGGCATGATGTTCGGTTATGCTACCCGCGAAACCAGCAACTACATGCCGCTGGCGCTCGATATGGCGCACAGCATTTTGAAAGAACTTTCCCATATTCGCAACAACGAACCCGAACTGATCCCCTACCTCCGGCCCGACGCTAAATCGCAGGTAACGATCGAATACGGTGACGACAACGTACCCCAGCGCATCGATACCATTGTGGTGTCGACGCAGCACGATGATTTTGCCAGCGAGCAGGATATGCTGGAGAAAATTAAGTCCGATATTATTTCCTTTGTCATTCCCCGGGTAAAAGCCACACTGCCGGAGGAATTGCAGAAACTATTTACCGACGACATTACCTACTACATCAACCCTACTGGCAAATTCGTGATCGGTGGACCGCACGGAGATACGGGACTGACGGGCCGCAAGATTATTGTGGATACCTACGGGGGCAAGGGTGCCCATGGTGGTGGTGCTTTCTCGGGCAAGGATCCTTCCAAAGTAGACCGCTCGGCGGCCTACGCTACGCGGCACATCGCCAAAAACATGGTGGCTGCCGGCCTGTGCGACGAAGTGCTGGTGCAGGTTTCGTACGCCATCGGGGTAGCCAAGCCCTGCGGACTTTTCGTGGATACCAAGGGTACCTCCAAAGTGGATCTGAACGACGGGGCCATTGCCCGCAAAATCGAGGAAATCTTCGATATGCGTCCCTACGCCATCGAGGAGCGTCTGAAACTGCGTAATCCTATTTACTCCGAAACGGCCGCCTATGGCCACATGGGGCGGGTCAATGAAGTAGTGAAGAAGACCTTCAAAGGCGCCGATGGTACCGAAAAAGAGGTAGAAGTAGAACTGTTTACCTGGGAGAAACTAGATTACGTCGATAAGATCAAAGAAGCGTTTGACTTGTAAGCGTCATAGTATAGCGTTCGATATTTGCAAAAAAGGCCGGTAGATCAATTCTCCGGCCTTTTTTATGCGTCCTTACTCGCGAATATAGATTTTTATACCCCCAATGCGCCCCGCAACGAAGTTATAGACAACGGCAGATAAAGCACCTGATATCATACCTACCACGCCATATATAATAGGTACCAATATCACAAAGAAGATACCACCTCCAAAAACAAGTCCGCGCTCGTAGCCTCCTAACGACTTGCCGGTGAACGGCATAGAAAGCACCGAGAAAAATAAAAGGCAGAACAATAGGCTGACCACAGCCATGACAGTTCCGGCCATGAGGGCAACGGAGCCCACGTCGAAACGGGTGATTTCTTTTTTCATAAAAGTCGTAGAGTTTAGAAATAAAAAAAGGAAGGGTCATGTAGAACCGTTCCCAAAATACGCTATTCTTTAAGATTTACCTCACAAAAACTGCACGACGCTTTCCAGACCCATGCCGCGCGAACCTTTGATAAGAATATGGGTATCGTCCTGCGGATGATCCATGAGCCAGTTGTGCAGCGAAAATTTATCGGGGATATAGTAGGCTTTGGGCAGCGCGGGTAGAGCGTGCTGCATAAGCGGCCCTGTCAGGATTACCAGATCAAAATTGCATTGTGCCAGCATTTCGCCAAGCGCCCGGTGTTCGGCTTCGGCATCGTGGCCCAGCTCGAGCATATCGCCCAGAATTACCATTTTACGGGTAGCTACGCTCTTGGTCAAATGATCAATGGCCGCCTCCATCGAGCTGGGATTGGCGTTATATGCATCGAGGGTGATCGTATTGCTCCCTTTGTAGAATACCTGCGAGCGGTTGTTGTCGGGCTGGTATTCCGAGATAGCCCGGTGGGCGTCGTCGCCGGGTACCCCAAAGTAATGGCCTATGGCCAACGCCGCACAGATATTCTCGAAATTGTGCCGACCGGGCAGGTGGGTGGTAATGGCCTGCTTTTCCTGATTTTCGTACGTCACAAAGGGTACGTCTTCGAGTAAGGTCGGATTCACCGCCGAATTTTCGGAACCGTAGAATACAATTTCGCCGAACGAGTGTTTCTTGCTTACCATTTCCATCAGTACCTCATTCTGCGTGTTGACGAATACAACCCGCTTTTTCTTAGACAGGTAGGCATACAATTCTCCCTTGCCTTTTTTGATCCCCGCCAGACCGCCAAATCCTTCCAGATGCGCTTTGCCAATGTTGGTAATCAGTCCGTGTGTGGGTTGGGCAATCGTACACAGTGTGGCTATTTCCCCCTGATGGTTGGCACCCATTTCTACCACTACCATGTCGTACTGTTGGGGATTTACCGCCAGAATGGTGAGGGGTACCCCAATATGGTTGTTGAGGTTGCCCCGGGTAGCGTAGGTACGGTACTTCTTGGCCAATACGGCCGCGATGAGTTCCTTGGTGGTGGTTTTTCCATTCGAGCCCGTCAGGGCTATAACCGGAATCTCCCAGGTACTGCGATGATGTCTGGCCAGGTTCTGCAGAGCAGTAAGTACGTCTTCAACTAGCAGAAACCGCTTGTCTTCCACTACCGCGGGGTCGTCTACTACTGCGTAGGATGCGCCATTTTCCAGGGCATTTTTGGCGAAGGCATTGCCATCGAATTTCTCTCCTTTTAGGGCAAAAAACAGACTTCCCGCTTCAATTTTCCGCGTATCGGTGCTGATAGTAGGATTTCTCAAATAAATTTTATAGAGTGCTTCGGGTGTTATTTCCATCATTTTTAATCTTTTTATGACAATCGGCGGAGGCTTTGCGTTTAGGTAAGTAGGGCAATCCAAAACCCATCAACCGGAGCGCCGGGCCGTTTTCAAAAACCATACGGGTTTAATCGCTTTCCCCAACAAAATTAGGCGAAATTATCCTCAATGAAACGCATTGTCTACCTATACTTCCTGGGGTTAAGCCTACTTACCAATTCAACGGTGGCCCAGCAGGCCTGGTTCCGACTGGATACTACCGCTACTGTCACGCGTGCGGGAAAAAACCTGCTTAACCCCTGGGCGGGTGGCCTGAACGCCGGGCAGTTCTCGACGATGGACCTGGATGGAGACGGTACCGACGACCTCGTCGCCTTTGACCGCACCACCAATCGGGTCACGACTTTTCTGGGCAACGCCGCTACTAAAACTTACCGACACGCGCCGGCTTACGAAGCCCTTTTTCCGCCGATGGAAAACTGGATGCTGCTCGTGGATTATGATAAAGACGGACGCAAAGACCTCTTCACCCACACGCCACAGGGCGTCAAAGTGTATAAAAAAATACAGAATGGCAGTACCTGGTCGTGGAAGCTATTCAAACCGCTACTGAACTCGGTGGGTTTTTCGGGACCGATCAATTTATTGGTAGTAGCTACGGACATTCCCGCCCTGACCGACGTAGACAACGACGGCGACCTGGATATCATCACCTACGAGATATTGGGGAATTTCGTGGAAATGCACCAGAACATGAGCATGGAACGCTATGGGGTACCCGATAGTCTCGAATTCATCCGGAACGGCCTGTGTTGGGGAAATTTCGTCAAGGAACACTGCAACGATTTTAAATTGGGAGTCGACTGCGGGGCGGTCGAAAACGTGGGTGGAGGTACCTCCAATGGCCGCATTCTGCACGCCGGAAACGCCATACTGATCCAGGACCTCAACGGCGACGGCAAAAAGGATATGCTCATGGGCCACGTCACCTGCGACAACGTGGCGCGGCTGGTCAATACGGGTACCAACCGGGTGGCTGATTTCACGAGCTTCGATGTGAATTATCCCGCTCAGAATCCCGTTAATTTCACCATTTTTCCGGCCGTTTATTCCGAGGATGTCGACTTCGATGGCGTAAAGGATTTGCTGGCGGCACCCAATGTGTATGCCAATGAGGGCAACCTGATGGACTTCCAGGCATCCACCTGGTACTACCACAACGCCGGCACGGACAGCAATCCTACCTTCGAGCTCAGGCAGAAAAACTTTTTGCAGGATCAGATGATCGACATTGGCGAAAATGCCGCTCCTGCCTTTTTTGACGTGGACGGTGACGGCGACCAGGATATGCTGGTAGGTACGGGGGGCGTTCGGGGCGAAACGGGTTTCCGGGGTAGCTTACAATTGTTTAGAAATACAGGCGATGCCAAAACGCCCCGTTTTGACTGGGTAGGCGAAGAGTACCTTAAACTGTCGGAAACATTTCAGCTTACTCACATCAAGCCCCAATGGGCCGACTTCAACGGTGATGGGGTACCTGACTTGGGTTTTTCAGGTGTCTCGTTTCAGGGGATCGAATACCGCTATCTACCCAATCGCGCCGCTCGAGGCCAGGCCGTTCAGTTGTCTGTGAATGAGGCTATTACTATTACATTGCCTGGAGCACAGGCAAGTGATATCCCTTATTTTTACGATACCGATCAGGATGGCGATCTGGATTTACTTGTCGGTAAGGCACAAGGTAATATCGTACACTACCTGAACACGGGTACGGCCAAACAGCCCGCCTACCAGCTTCAAACCGAAAACTTGGCCGGGGTAGGTACCAACTTTGCGGGCCGCTTCGTCAGTGTGGCAGTTGCGGACATTAACCTCGACGGCCAGCCCGACCTACTCACGGCCGACCAAACGGGTATGGTACGGATTTTCCATACCGGTACCTGGGGGCAGTGGAGTCGCCGCGATAGTTTGCTGGTGGAGGCTGGCAACGGAGCTACTGCGCCCAGGCTGGGGGCCTACCTTCAGGCGACCGTCGCCGACTACACGGGAGACGGCAAGCCCGACGTAGCTGTAGGTACCTATGGCGGTGGCATACGACTGCTGACGAATGTGCTACCCGTTACCATTACTGCGGTAGAACCTGTCCCGCATTCCACTTTCATCGTCTACCCCAATCCGGCGGAGGGGTACCTGCATGTGCGAAGTCCGCTGAATGGATTGCTGGATATAATATCGATCAGTGGACAAATCTTGCAGGAAAATATCACACTCACCGCCGATGCTGAAAAGACGCTGTCTACGGCGCGCTGGACTCCGGGACTATATGTGTTGCGGGTACGCTATACCGATCGACAGGAAGTAAAGAAAATTGTGGTAAAATAGGGGAGAGGTACCTTAATAAATTCTTCTGGCATACCAATTTAAAGTTTGAGTAGTGATAGGTACTGATTCACTCAAATTTTTTAAGCCCTATGCCCCAAAATATTTCAGTCATTGACAAAATGCGCGCTGACGACAGTAAGGCCGTCGTAAGCCGTCGCCGGATCGCGGCTCTGGCCGCCGCCGGACTCGTCGATTTCAGCGTGATTTCACTATTCCAGCTGGGTTATATCAAACATTTGCCCGACTTACCCGCCAAGGTATTTGATTCTGATCGTGTCAATTCGTCCCAAGATGCCGAGCTTCTGGGAATTCCCGATGCGCCCATTAGCCTGATGGCGTATGCCGCTACGATTTTGGTGGCTACGGCTGGAAACCGGGGAGGTAAATACACCAAATTCTTCGATCTGCTGTTGGGGGGAATCGTACTCGGCCAGGCCTTTGGCGGGGCGCATTACCTCTACAAGATGATCACCGTGCAGAAAAAGGTATGCATGTACTGCGTGGCGGGTGCCATGATCAATTTTGCGGCCCTAAAACCTTTGTACGATTTGTATAGGTGCAAGCGGTAGTAATAATAGTATCTAGCTTCAATTTTGATGCTTGGATTTGCAATTCATGAATTGCAAATTTTCATGGAAGAACCGCATTGATTCAATACCTACCCGTCCAGCAGTCCCGGGTCATTGGCCGGAGCCACCTTCCACGTCAGCTCTTCCGTAGGATCGATCACCAGCCACAGCAAGCTGCTGATCCCGAGTAGGGTACCTATGATGTAGAGTGGGTAATTGTAGTCGCCTGCCCAGTCTACGATTTTACCAAAGAAAACTGCCAGAAAGAATCCGCCTAGCTGCCCAATCATGTTCATGGTACCCGATACCGTGCCGGCGCGGTTCTTGCCAATATCCACACAGACCGCGAAAGAAACGGGTAGCGTCAAATCCTTGAACAACATGCCGGCCGAAAGTAGGTAGGCCGCCGTGACGTTATCGCTCGTCAAAGCCGAAGTCCACATCACCACGCTTGAGAGCCCCATGCCCACCAGTCCCACACTGGCGCGGCCGATGCGCAGACCATACCGCTTGACCAGCCAGTCGCTCAGAAAGCCGCCCGTGAAGCACCCTACGGCTCCCGAAAGGAAGGGCAGCGTAGAAAAAAGCTGCATTTCAGATTCGGAAAAATGACGGCCTTCCTGCAAATAGATGGGCATCCAGCTGTAAAAGAAGTACGCTCCGTACATGTAGAAATGGAACATGATTACCAGCGCCCACAGGTTACGGCTGCGGAGTAGCGCGCCCCATGCCAAACCATGAGCTTGCGGACGAAACCGGCGACTTTCCTGAATGTAGGTGAGTTCTTTTTCGGTGATACCTTTCTTTTCTCTAGGAAAATCGCGGAACCACCAGTACCAGGCCGCTGCCCACACCACCCCCACCAGCCCCATCGCCCAGAACGACGCCCGCCAACCCGCGTTGGCGGCCAGGGGTACCATGACAAGAGGTGCCAACGCACCACCCAACCGTCCGGCACCCCAGATGAAGGCTTGCGCCCGGCCCGTTTCGACCGCCGGAAACCAGCGGGCAATCACGATCGAGCTATTGGGGTAGGCACCCGCTTCACCCATGCCGAACAGAAACCGAATGACAATGAGCGCGATGAGCCCCGAGGCTACTCCTGTCAGGGCCGTGAACAACGACCACCACAGCACTACGCGGAGCAGTACCCGTCGAGGTCCGAGGCGATCACCCAAAGCACCGGTGGGCATCTCGAAAAGGGCGTAGGCCAGCGAAAATGCCCCCAGTACCCATCCAAACTGCTCATTGGTCAGGTTAAGGTCGTCCTTCATGCGCTTACCTACCACCGAAATACACACCCGGTCGAGGTAAGTGATCATGGAAAGTGAGAAAAGAAAAATCAGGACGCGGTAGCGGTAGAGCATGGAGGGAGGAGAAGAAGACGAATTATGGATTGGGAAAAATAAGCAGGATTTTGGGAAATAACGAACGCTTATTTGCCGTGAGAGGTCGTCACGCCCAGGGCTACCATTTCTTGAAAATGAAAAAGACCGCCAGCACAATCAGCACAAACCCCACTAGGTAATTCCAGCGGATGGGCTCTTTGAGGTAAAAGGCGGCAAAACCCACAAATACCGCAAGGCTGACCACCTCCTGAATCGTTTTCAGCTGAAAGGCATTGAACTGGTACGAGCCGATCCGGTTGGCAGGTACCGCCAGACAGTACTCGACCAAGGCGATGAGCCAACTGATGAGAATGACTTTCCACAAGTCAGTTTCCCGGTACTTAAGGTGCCAGTACCAAGCCGTCGTCATGAACAGGTTGGATAGGAAAAGGAGCAGGATCGTACGCATGGCAGGGTACCTCGAAATAAGGAGTTGAAAACCGTGATGAAAAAGTCCGAAATCTAGCTAAAATCCCAGAATCCCGTTGGTCAATTCCCTGCTCATTATTTGGGGTACCTAGCTAGGGATATACCGCTACCAGTTCTATTTCAATAAACTTATCCGTGTTGGCCAGGCCCGCGATGCCGATCGTGGATCGAATGGGCTTGGTAGGATTGGTGGCCGTGCCAAAATACTGCGCGTAGGCATCGTACCAGCCTTGATAGTCATGCTTTCCCGTGCTTTTGTCGGGGGCCAGGTACACCCGCAGCATGAGCACATCTTTCAGGCTCAACCCTTTTTCGGTAAGCGTTTTCTGAAAATTGGCCAGAATACTCAACGCCTGCGTTTTGGTATCGCCAAATTGCTCCCGGGTACCTGCCCGCGCTGTGCTATCGGCTATGCTGCCGGTAGAGCCACTCGTCCACAGCATTTTTTTGCCTTCGGGAATAATGGCTCCCGACGAAATGACGGAAGCCGGAGATCCATAAAATTCCACGACTTGCGCCTGAGCAAGGAATCCAGTCAAGACAAAAAGAAAAGTAAGGAGGAGACGCATAGATTTGGTAGATTAGTATTTTAAAAATGAATAATTGTACAAATTAACTTATTAATAAAATATTATTCCGAAATGATAAATTAATGCAGGATATTGTTTGTTGACAACTTTTTGTGTGCCTATTTTTAAGGAGAATCATTCGCGAGCGCACATTTCTTTTTCCTCCCATGAACCGCAGAATTTTTTTCCAGAAAGCCGGGCTGGGTAGCCTGGCCCTGTCGGCGGGTGTCACTGCCTGTACCACCCGGCCCGCAGTACGCCGACAAGCAATTCTACATCAATCGCGGCTACCACCAGATTCCCAAGCTCCGTCTTTCGATGGATCGCATCGTTAAGGAAACCGTCGGGTTGCGCCCGTTTCGCCCCTCGGGCCCGCGCATAGAAGCCGAACAACTGGGAAGTAAAACCATCGTACACAACTATGGGCACGGGGGTAGCGGCTGGTCGCTTTCGTGGGGAACGGGCAACATGGCCCGAAACCTGGTGATGGCTACGCCCGAGCGAAAGATAGCGTTGCTGGGTTGTGGCACGGTGGGTATCGCCACCGCTCGCCTGTTGCAGGAAAGCGGCTGTGAGGTCACGATCTACACGAAGGATGTACCCCCCAATGTGACCAGCAACCTGGCTACGGGTACCTGGTCGCCGGCCTCGCGGGTGTGTGATCCGGCGGTGGCCAAGCCAGAGTTCCGAGGTGTTTGGGAAGACGCCACCCGCTACTCTTTTCGACGGTTCCAGTTTTTGCTGGGCCTTAACGACATCGCCTGCTGGACGGATGAGTATAGTGTGCGGAATGAGGTACCTACCGCCTCAGAACATAGCGCGGGCGGAGAAGTGTATGAAATCCCGGGATTGATTCCGGAACGAGTACGGTTGGGTAAAAAAGAGCATCCCTTTGCCGCGGATTTCGTGACGCGTCGCTCGAATCTGATGTTCAATATCCCTTCGTACCTGCATTATCACCTGCAGGATTTTCTGGCGTTTGGCGGGAAGGTGAAAATCCACGAAATCAAAAAGCTGGAAGATATCGACGCCCTGCCCGAAAAGGTGGTGGTCAACTGTATGGGCCTGGGCGCCAAGCCCATATTCAACGACGATGAACTGATACCGGTTTCGGGGCAGCTTTCCTGCCTCATTCCCCAGAGCGACATTCAGTACAAGCTCAGCACGGAGGGTGCCAACTTCATTGCCCGCAAGGATGGAATCTACCTGGGCAGCAATGGAATTGTGGGCAACTGGGACACTACCCCCAGCAAGGAGCAAACCGAAAAAGTGGTGGGCATTTTGCAGGAGGTCATGAAAAACATGCGCGGCTAGGTACCCTCTTTTTCTTATTCCCGGTGTCTTCACTACCTTTACCTCATAACCTATGTTGAGGAAAGGGTAGGCATTTATGGGCAAACCGATAGTACGGATCACGGTAGTGATTTTTTTCATGGTAGGGCTGATCTGCTGTTCCAAGCCCAACGATAAGGTGGTGGTGGCCACAGCGGCCAACGTGCAGTTTGTGATGCAGGAGTTGCAGAAAACCTTTGAGCGCGAGTCGGGTACCAAGCTGGATATCGTCGTGAGTTCATCGGGTAAGTTGACGACGCAGATTCAACAAGGTGCCCCCTTCGACGTATTCGTATCGGCGGATACGCGCTATCCGCAGGAAATTTTCGTTAACGGCGGGGCCGACAATCCGCCCAAAATTTATGCCAGGGGTACCCTAGTACTGTGGACGCGCGACTCCACCATTACGCCCGATTTGACGATGCTTACGCAAGCTGGCGTGAAGAAAATTGCCCT is from Salmonirosea aquatica and encodes:
- a CDS encoding lycopene cyclase family protein, with amino-acid sequence MKRYDYIIAGGGLAGLSLAYYMNRSVLRNKSILIIEKDEKKKNDRTWCFWEKEGQGTFDAIVFRKWQQAYFYGGGFEKKLDLGEYTYKWIKGLDFYDFVRTDLASNPNISFLTATIERLTDTTDGGFVITDSGQFIADYVFDSITPLSLENEKRHNLLQHFKGWEITTSNATFDPTCPIMMDYRVEQEGIGVRFGYVLPISANRALVEYTVFSDTLLLPEEYSRELHTYIRDFLKITDFNIEDEEFGVIPMTDERPKTSKRNHVIRIGTSGGYVKASTGYAFSRTQRFTQELVSQLLTAGKPLYPKRTIRQNFKRLLDSTLLNVLLKERHSGKDIFTRLYQRNPTPRLFAFMDEDTSLLDDLRVMVTVPLWAFTLGMFDALMKRF
- the metK gene encoding methionine adenosyltransferase — protein: MPYLFTSESVSEGHPDKVADQISDALIDNFMAWDPSSKVACETLVTTGQVVLAGEVKTNTYLDVQKIAREVIRKIGYTKSEYMFEANSCGILSAIHDQSADINQGVDRAAESQDFESKANAQGAGDQGMMFGYATRETSNYMPLALDMAHSILKELSHIRNNEPELIPYLRPDAKSQVTIEYGDDNVPQRIDTIVVSTQHDDFASEQDMLEKIKSDIISFVIPRVKATLPEELQKLFTDDITYYINPTGKFVIGGPHGDTGLTGRKIIVDTYGGKGAHGGGAFSGKDPSKVDRSAAYATRHIAKNMVAAGLCDEVLVQVSYAIGVAKPCGLFVDTKGTSKVDLNDGAIARKIEEIFDMRPYAIEERLKLRNPIYSETAAYGHMGRVNEVVKKTFKGADGTEKEVEVELFTWEKLDYVDKIKEAFDL
- a CDS encoding UDP-N-acetylmuramoyl-tripeptide--D-alanyl-D-alanine ligase translates to MEITPEALYKIYLRNPTISTDTRKIEAGSLFFALKGEKFDGNAFAKNALENGASYAVVDDPAVVEDKRFLLVEDVLTALQNLARHHRSTWEIPVIALTGSNGKTTTKELIAAVLAKKYRTYATRGNLNNHIGVPLTILAVNPQQYDMVVVEMGANHQGEIATLCTIAQPTHGLITNIGKAHLEGFGGLAGIKKGKGELYAYLSKKKRVVFVNTQNEVLMEMVSKKHSFGEIVFYGSENSAVNPTLLEDVPFVTYENQEKQAITTHLPGRHNFENICAALAIGHYFGVPGDDAHRAISEYQPDNNRSQVFYKGSNTITLDAYNANPSSMEAAIDHLTKSVATRKMVILGDMLELGHDAEAEHRALGEMLAQCNFDLVILTGPLMQHALPALPKAYYIPDKFSLHNWLMDHPQDDTHILIKGSRGMGLESVVQFL
- a CDS encoding T9SS type A sorting domain-containing protein, whose translation is MKRIVYLYFLGLSLLTNSTVAQQAWFRLDTTATVTRAGKNLLNPWAGGLNAGQFSTMDLDGDGTDDLVAFDRTTNRVTTFLGNAATKTYRHAPAYEALFPPMENWMLLVDYDKDGRKDLFTHTPQGVKVYKKIQNGSTWSWKLFKPLLNSVGFSGPINLLVVATDIPALTDVDNDGDLDIITYEILGNFVEMHQNMSMERYGVPDSLEFIRNGLCWGNFVKEHCNDFKLGVDCGAVENVGGGTSNGRILHAGNAILIQDLNGDGKKDMLMGHVTCDNVARLVNTGTNRVADFTSFDVNYPAQNPVNFTIFPAVYSEDVDFDGVKDLLAAPNVYANEGNLMDFQASTWYYHNAGTDSNPTFELRQKNFLQDQMIDIGENAAPAFFDVDGDGDQDMLVGTGGVRGETGFRGSLQLFRNTGDAKTPRFDWVGEEYLKLSETFQLTHIKPQWADFNGDGVPDLGFSGVSFQGIEYRYLPNRAARGQAVQLSVNEAITITLPGAQASDIPYFYDTDQDGDLDLLVGKAQGNIVHYLNTGTAKQPAYQLQTENLAGVGTNFAGRFVSVAVADINLDGQPDLLTADQTGMVRIFHTGTWGQWSRRDSLLVEAGNGATAPRLGAYLQATVADYTGDGKPDVAVGTYGGGIRLLTNVLPVTITAVEPVPHSTFIVYPNPAEGYLHVRSPLNGLLDIISISGQILQENITLTADAEKTLSTARWTPGLYVLRVRYTDRQEVKKIVVK
- a CDS encoding vitamin K epoxide reductase family protein, with product MPQNISVIDKMRADDSKAVVSRRRIAALAAAGLVDFSVISLFQLGYIKHLPDLPAKVFDSDRVNSSQDAELLGIPDAPISLMAYAATILVATAGNRGGKYTKFFDLLLGGIVLGQAFGGAHYLYKMITVQKKVCMYCVAGAMINFAALKPLYDLYRCKR
- a CDS encoding MFS transporter, whose product is MLYRYRVLIFLFSLSMITYLDRVCISVVGKRMKDDLNLTNEQFGWVLGAFSLAYALFEMPTGALGDRLGPRRVLLRVVLWWSLFTALTGVASGLIALIVIRFLFGMGEAGAYPNSSIVIARWFPAVETGRAQAFIWGAGRLGGALAPLVMVPLAANAGWRASFWAMGLVGVVWAAAWYWWFRDFPREKKGITEKELTYIQESRRFRPQAHGLAWGALLRSRNLWALVIMFHFYMYGAYFFYSWMPIYLQEGRHFSESEMQLFSTLPFLSGAVGCFTGGFLSDWLVKRYGLRIGRASVGLVGMGLSSVVMWTSALTSDNVTAAYLLSAGMLFKDLTLPVSFAVCVDIGKNRAGTVSGTMNMIGQLGGFFLAVFFGKIVDWAGDYNYPLYIIGTLLGISSLLWLVIDPTEELTWKVAPANDPGLLDG
- a CDS encoding DMT family protein; its protein translation is MRTILLLFLSNLFMTTAWYWHLKYRETDLWKVILISWLIALVEYCLAVPANRIGSYQFNAFQLKTIQEVVSLAVFVGFAAFYLKEPIRWNYLVGFVLIVLAVFFIFKKW
- a CDS encoding Rid family hydrolase, with the protein product MRLLLTFLFVLTGFLAQAQVVEFYGSPASVISSGAIIPEGKKMLWTSGSTGSIADSTARAGTREQFGDTKTQALSILANFQKTLTEKGLSLKDVLMLRVYLAPDKSTGKHDYQGWYDAYAQYFGTATNPTKPIRSTIGIAGLANTDKFIEIELVAVYP
- a CDS encoding FAD-dependent oxidoreductase; amino-acid sequence: MSLPVPPGPQYADKQFYINRGYHQIPKLRLSMDRIVKETVGLRPFRPSGPRIEAEQLGSKTIVHNYGHGGSGWSLSWGTGNMARNLVMATPERKIALLGCGTVGIATARLLQESGCEVTIYTKDVPPNVTSNLATGTWSPASRVCDPAVAKPEFRGVWEDATRYSFRRFQFLLGLNDIACWTDEYSVRNEVPTASEHSAGGEVYEIPGLIPERVRLGKKEHPFAADFVTRRSNLMFNIPSYLHYHLQDFLAFGGKVKIHEIKKLEDIDALPEKVVVNCMGLGAKPIFNDDELIPVSGQLSCLIPQSDIQYKLSTEGANFIARKDGIYLGSNGIVGNWDTTPSKEQTEKVVGILQEVMKNMRG
- the modA gene encoding molybdate ABC transporter substrate-binding protein — encoded protein: MGKPIVRITVVIFFMVGLICCSKPNDKVVVATAANVQFVMQELQKTFERESGTKLDIVVSSSGKLTTQIQQGAPFDVFVSADTRYPQEIFVNGGADNPPKIYARGTLVLWTRDSTITPDLTMLTQAGVKKIALANPETAPYGRAAVEVLKEAGLFEQVNSKLVFGESIAQTTQYIATGAADVGFTALSVVLSHEMKGKGRWTALDSTAYAHIDQAAILLKHSESSPKREKSQQFYDFLYSEKARAIFQQYGYSVE